A DNA window from Primulina tabacum isolate GXHZ01 chromosome 12, ASM2559414v2, whole genome shotgun sequence contains the following coding sequences:
- the LOC142521446 gene encoding protein BASIC PENTACYSTEINE2-like: MDGNGRTNLRNWGFLEQQANSLKSHLGLQLMSSVVEKPIYGGGSVQDNPYNPLQFSVMPSTNGGPFHHHRVGGVPETHIPMDYWMNHNRDKYLNSLPGNHHNGYYQPSYGVLPESSVAMTHPIQLPLQMNIPKNEDSIPQMEETCEGMDNGIGIGIGVDVVKKRGGEKAPKSPPKEKKPRTRVPRAPKDESTPVVHRARAPKKRAEVVINGINMDISDIPIPICSCTGNPHQCYRWGSGGWQSACCTMGLSMYPLPMSTKRRGSRIAGRKMSIGAFKKVLEKLASEGYDFSDPIDLRNYWARHGTNKFVTIR; this comes from the coding sequence ATGGATGGAAATGGACGGACAAATTTGAGGAATTGGGGGTTTCTCGAGCAGCAGGCTAATTCGCTTAAGAGCCATCTGGGGCTTCAGCTAATGTCTTCCGTGGTTGAAAAGCCCATTTACGGTGGTGGCAGTGTTCAAGATAATCCTTACAATCCCTTACAATTTTCTGTCATGCCCTCCACCAATGGTGGGCCATTCCATCACCATCGAGTCGGTGGGGTTCCTGAGACACATATTCCGATGGACTATTGGATGAATCACAATAGGGACAAGTATCTTAATTCTTTACCTGGGAATCATCACAATGGCTATTATCAACCAAGTTATGGAGTTTTACCTGAGTCATCAGTGGCAATGACTCATCCCATTCAACTCCCTCTGCAAATGAATATACCAAAAAATGAAGATTCGATACCTCAGATGGAAGAGACTTGCGAGGGAATGGATAAtggtatcggtatcggtataGGTGTTGACGTTGTTAAGAAAAGAGGAGGTGAAAAAGCCCCAAAGTCTCCGCCAAAAGAGAAGAAACCAAGGACCAGAGTTCCTAGGGCCCCAAAAGATGAGTCTACCCCTGTGGTCCATCGTGCTAGGGCTCCCAAGAAACGTGCCGAAGTTGTGATCAACGGAATCAACATGGATATCTCGGATATCCCTATTCCGATTTGCTCATGCACCGGCAACCCACATCAGTGTTACAGGTGGGGTTCTGGTGGGTGGCAGTCCGCATGTTGTACTATGGGCTTGTCGATGTATCCTCTGCCTATGAGCACAAAGAGACGGGGTTCCAGGATAGCAGGACGGAAGATGAGTATTGGAGCTTTTAAGAAAGTTTTAGAAAAACTTGCATCAGaaggttatgatttttcagaccCGATTGATTTGAGGAATTACTGGGCTAGGCATGGTACAAATAAGTTTGTGACAATCAGATAA